The following are from one region of the Capsicum annuum cultivar UCD-10X-F1 chromosome 1, UCD10Xv1.1, whole genome shotgun sequence genome:
- the LOC107856481 gene encoding furcatin hydrolase-like, with the protein MAIFVERILFLHCLLLLFVTFLKISAADPFNRSSFPPHFIFGTGSSAYQFEGAANEDGKGPSIWDTFAHKYPEKIIDGSNGDVAIDFYHLYKEDITLMKLQGLNGFKFSLSWSRVLPYGKLSKGVNKKGISFYNNLINELLANGIEPLVSIFHWDLPQALEDEYQGFLSTQIVDDFRDYAELCFKEFGDRVKHWITINEPYTYAVFGYAFGSRPPGRCSYSNGCIAGNDATEPYIVAHHLLLAHAKAVKLYRKKYKASLKGKIGISLISNWFVPYYTEKKHIDAAQRALDFMLGWFIDPLTYGDYPANMHKLVKDRLPKFTQEEVEMVKGSYDFLGTNYYTSTYAVNMDDPDPVNLSYATDSQVYLTWKKDNIPIGEPTGSNAIFVVPEGLQQLLIYIKEKYKNPIIYVTENGMSDANVTTIQQGVNDLERTKCIRQHLLAIKDSLQDGVNVKGYFVWSFLDNFEWNSGYTERYGINYVDFNDNLKRYPKRSALWLKKFLLANREIYRSDY; encoded by the exons ATGGCAATATTTGTGGAGAGAATTTTGTTTCTCCATTGCCTCTTACTGCTATTTGTAACTTTTTTGAAGATATCAGCAGCAGATCCATTCAATAGAAGCAGTTTCCCACCTCATTTCATCTTTGGAACTGGCTCTTCTGCTTATCAG TTTGAAGGAGCAGCTAACGAAGATGGTAAAGGCCCCAGTATTTGGGATACCTTTGCCCACAAATATCCAG AGAAAATAATTGACGGTAGCAATGGCGATGTAGCCATTGATTTTTACCATCTCTATAAG GAAGACATAACGTTAATGAAACTTCAAGGGCTGAATGGcttcaaattttctttatcttGGTCAAGAGTATTACCAT ATGGGAAGTTAAGCAAAGGAGTTAACAAAAAGGGTATTTCATTCTACAATAATCTCATCAATGAACTCTTAGCAAATGGGATTGAACCTCTCGTCTCAATCTTCCACTGGGATCTGCCTCAAGCCCTTGAAGATGAATATCAAGGCTTTTTAAGCACCCAAATTGT GGATGACTTTAGAGATTATGCAGAATTGTGCTTCAAAGAATTTGGAGATAGGGTTAAACATTGGATCACTATTAATGAGCCATATACATATGCTGTATTTGGCTATGCATTTGGCTCCCGTCCTCCTGGCCGATGTTCATACTCTAATGGTTGCATTGCTGGAAATGATGCAACTGAGCCTTACATAGTTGCACACCACTTGCTTTTAGCTCATGCAAAGGCAGTTAAATTATATAGGAAGAAATACAAG GCTTCACTAAAAGGTAAGATAGGAATATCGTTGATCAGTAATTGGTTTGTGCCATACTATACAGAGAAGAAACATATAGATGCTGCTCAACGAGCTCTTGACTTCATGTTGGGATG GTTTATCGATCCATTAACTTATGGAGATTATCCAGCaaatatgcataaacttgtaaaaGATCGATTACCAAAATTTACTCAAGAGGAAGTGGAGATGGTGAAAGGTTCCTATGACTTTCTGGGGACAAATTACTACACTTCAACGTATGCAGTCAATATGGATGACCCTGACCCTGTGAATCTTAGCTACGCAACAGATTCTCAAGTATATTTAACAT GGAAAAAAGATAATATACCCATCGGTGAACCG ACGGGCTCAAACGCTATTTTTGTAGTCCCTGAAGGTCTTCAACAATTGCTAATCTATATAAAGGAAAAATACAAGAATCCAATTATTTATGTAACTGAGAATG GAATGAGTGATGCAAATGTGACAACAATACAACAAGGAGTTAATGACTTGGAAAGAACAAAATGTATTCGTCAACATCTACTGGCCATCAAGGATTCCCTACA GGATGGTGTAAATGTTAAAGGTTACTTTGTATGGTCATTCTTGGATAACTTCGAGTGGAATTCGGGATACACTGAAAGATATGGAATTAATTATGTTGATTTTAATGATAATTTAAAGAGGTACCCTAAACGTTCTGCTCTTTGGCTTAAAAAATTCCTTTTGGCCAATAGAGAGATTTACAGATCTGATTATTAA